The following proteins are encoded in a genomic region of Limosilactobacillus reuteri subsp. reuteri:
- a CDS encoding hemolysin family protein, producing MNGLWDSYWFKLIIIILILLLAALFTLLEYSVVKVRPSELKELRQTRKVKRAEHMVANLNEYLSTAQVGVTMTSLVLGWLGDEFITDLLLKINIIPHDVLQAIAPVIGVLIFTFFHAVFTDLVPKNMAIDRPVPILLSIVHPVQFFHTVFYPFVWLFAVVAAAITKMLGYNVQPEEDTYSQNEIMTLSQQSEKAGEMDKEDVIFMQRAFEMNDKVAEDIMIDRTQLAVIDITASIEDAAKLYFEKKFTRFPVVANNDKDHILGYIFAYDIMRQNQINPQQSVRTIMRRIPIVYENEQLTNVLAEMMKKQVPIVVVQDEYGGTSGIITDKDIYEELFGTVGEEIDHATSDMIEKKDPDSKGNPTFEVSGKMPLDDFERYFDTNIEQFDNSEVTTLTGFFLERQYDLKVGQPIRVDNFSFTPLDLKNAYVNKFKVVYIKPRKKKPSADEDQNKEK from the coding sequence ATGAATGGTTTATGGGATTCATATTGGTTTAAATTAATTATCATTATTTTAATTCTGCTGTTAGCTGCTTTATTTACACTGCTGGAGTATTCAGTTGTTAAAGTGCGGCCTAGTGAGTTAAAGGAGCTCCGGCAAACGCGAAAAGTCAAACGCGCGGAACACATGGTAGCAAATCTTAATGAGTACCTATCAACAGCTCAAGTCGGGGTTACGATGACTTCTTTAGTTTTAGGTTGGTTAGGTGATGAATTTATCACAGATCTGTTGCTAAAGATTAATATCATTCCGCACGATGTTCTTCAAGCGATTGCACCAGTTATCGGTGTTTTAATTTTTACATTCTTCCATGCGGTATTTACTGATTTAGTTCCGAAAAATATGGCGATTGATCGACCGGTACCAATTCTCTTATCAATTGTTCACCCGGTACAATTCTTCCATACTGTTTTTTATCCCTTCGTTTGGTTATTTGCGGTAGTCGCTGCGGCAATTACGAAAATGTTAGGATATAATGTTCAGCCAGAAGAAGACACGTATTCACAAAATGAAATTATGACCTTATCCCAACAATCAGAAAAAGCTGGGGAAATGGATAAGGAAGACGTTATCTTCATGCAACGAGCTTTTGAAATGAATGATAAAGTTGCTGAGGATATTATGATTGATCGGACACAATTAGCGGTTATTGATATTACGGCTTCAATTGAAGATGCAGCCAAACTTTATTTTGAAAAGAAATTCACGCGTTTCCCAGTTGTTGCTAATAATGACAAGGACCACATTCTTGGTTATATTTTTGCATATGATATTATGCGGCAAAACCAAATCAACCCGCAACAATCAGTTCGCACAATCATGCGCCGAATTCCAATCGTTTACGAAAATGAACAACTCACCAATGTCCTTGCTGAGATGATGAAAAAACAAGTGCCAATTGTTGTTGTCCAAGACGAATACGGTGGTACTTCTGGGATCATTACTGATAAGGACATTTATGAAGAATTATTCGGAACAGTTGGCGAAGAAATCGATCATGCTACCTCTGACATGATTGAAAAGAAGGATCCTGATAGCAAGGGTAATCCTACTTTCGAAGTTTCTGGTAAGATGCCATTAGATGATTTTGAACGTTACTTTGATACAAACATCGAGCAATTTGATAACTCTGAAGTAACAACCTTAACTGGATTCTTCCTTGAACGGCAGTATGACTTAAAAGTTGGCCAACCAATTAGAGTCGATAATTTCTCATTTACACCTCTTGATTTGAAGAATGCCTATGTTAATAAATTCAAGGTAGTTTACATTAAGCCTAGAAAGAAGAAGCCATCAGCTGATGAGGATCAAAACAAAGAAAAATAG
- a CDS encoding ABC1 kinase family protein has translation MTTNEEEIKKSARLRKIMQVMRKYHFVSNFYHQTNPQAICQALQELGPTFIKLGQILSTRPDLVSPAYIKELRHLQDQVKADSFATVEQTFEEETGKKINEEFASFAEKPFASASIGQVHHATLKDGTPVVVKVQHPEVGKLVNTDLALLRKAVVLFKYVPQDIAVVDLDKVIDELSTSLLSEVNTLEEAKNGEEFYTLNNGDGPILVPKVYMKYCAPKILVNEAMEGKSIRYRFKQPNDNDQEAMTVNHEIATTLVNNFLKQVFVDHYFHADPHPGNILIHELRPDESAKQYATTKHHEKTIYNTTISYDQQEALPNYRIIYLDFGMMGRLSPAMANSIANIVITINTKDTRKIGKAVLNVCNRTGEVDENAFYKELGAFIQPYFSTGLGNIDFVKMLYQIVQLCKKNHLQMRGEVTMLIKAFGTLESSVAKLDPEISMLEVAQSFGRRYLKRNFNWRSALDNNLVNFFLTSKAIGKMPEKINELIDTFVSGDAKVDLQYKNEQRVLKQIERLMNRFMIAIILAAVILGSSLLVQGTPADSHIYRLGVSGYIIAIIIIILLVVTEIIHRWRNWRRKR, from the coding sequence ATGACGACTAATGAAGAAGAAATCAAGAAGTCAGCACGTTTGCGCAAGATTATGCAAGTGATGCGAAAATATCATTTTGTTAGCAATTTTTACCATCAAACTAATCCACAAGCTATTTGTCAGGCACTGCAAGAACTGGGACCTACCTTTATTAAACTTGGCCAAATATTATCAACCCGTCCAGACCTTGTCTCCCCAGCGTACATTAAAGAACTACGCCACTTACAAGATCAAGTTAAAGCTGATAGTTTTGCGACTGTAGAGCAAACTTTTGAAGAAGAAACCGGGAAGAAAATTAATGAGGAATTTGCTAGCTTTGCGGAAAAACCATTTGCTTCTGCGTCGATTGGGCAAGTTCACCATGCAACGCTTAAGGATGGGACACCAGTTGTTGTCAAAGTTCAACATCCAGAAGTCGGTAAGCTTGTTAATACTGACTTAGCCTTGTTAAGGAAAGCGGTGGTCTTATTTAAATATGTTCCGCAAGACATTGCAGTAGTTGATTTGGATAAAGTAATTGATGAACTCAGTACTTCATTATTAAGTGAGGTCAATACTCTTGAAGAAGCAAAAAATGGGGAAGAATTTTATACATTAAATAACGGTGACGGACCAATCTTAGTCCCTAAAGTATATATGAAGTATTGTGCTCCTAAGATTCTTGTTAATGAAGCGATGGAAGGAAAAAGCATTCGGTATCGGTTTAAGCAGCCGAATGATAATGATCAAGAGGCAATGACCGTTAATCATGAAATTGCTACTACGCTCGTTAATAACTTTTTAAAACAAGTTTTTGTTGATCATTACTTTCATGCAGACCCGCATCCAGGAAATATATTAATTCACGAATTACGTCCGGATGAGTCAGCAAAGCAATACGCAACGACCAAACACCATGAAAAGACCATTTATAATACAACCATTAGTTATGATCAGCAGGAGGCATTACCAAATTACCGGATCATCTACCTTGATTTTGGAATGATGGGAAGGTTAAGTCCAGCGATGGCAAATAGTATTGCGAACATCGTGATTACTATCAACACAAAGGATACGCGAAAAATTGGAAAAGCAGTTTTAAATGTTTGTAATCGAACTGGGGAAGTTGACGAAAATGCATTTTATAAAGAACTTGGTGCCTTTATTCAACCCTATTTTTCAACTGGCCTTGGCAATATTGATTTCGTGAAAATGCTGTACCAAATTGTTCAATTATGTAAGAAGAACCACCTTCAAATGCGGGGAGAGGTAACGATGCTAATTAAGGCATTTGGAACCCTTGAAAGCTCGGTTGCTAAACTTGATCCTGAAATATCAATGCTTGAGGTTGCCCAATCGTTTGGCCGGCGTTATTTAAAACGAAACTTTAATTGGCGTTCTGCCCTTGATAATAACCTAGTCAATTTTTTCCTTACTAGTAAAGCAATAGGGAAGATGCCGGAAAAAATTAATGAGTTAATTGATACATTTGTCAGTGGGGATGCAAAGGTTGACTTACAGTATAAAAATGAGCAACGAGTGCTAAAGCAGATAGAACGGTTAATGAACCGTTTTATGATTGCAATTATTTTAGCAGCAGTCATCTTAGGATCATCATTATTAGTCCAGGGAACACCAGCTGATTCGCATATCTATCGTTTAGGAGTATCCGGCTATATTATTGCAATCATAATTATTATTCTTTTAGTTGTTACAGAGATTATCCATCGATGGCGAAATTGGCGAAGGAAACGATGA
- a CDS encoding YdcF family protein, with the protein MIYLNLVNELICALCWGITIRLILIRHLNSETKVARFNTFAFVLMVVNLVVVLPIFAFLLKNLSIQSVSWLSSLVVATIDALSTFNLILFCIFSCCTRLQKCPTTVQDFLVLGAAVKHGQVPPVLATRLDKAINCWKTHQSAKIIVSGGIVQKAKESEAEVMAAYLIAHGIPARKIICETQALNTWQNLTFARQLIKPQETIVVVTSDFHVLRARAYARKMGLNWSFISSKTPWRYCPLTFIRDYLGIIRDHWWVFCGSTLLLLLVEFILK; encoded by the coding sequence ATGATATATTTAAACTTAGTTAATGAATTAATATGTGCGTTATGCTGGGGGATCACGATTAGGCTTATTTTGATCCGCCATTTAAATAGTGAAACCAAGGTGGCTAGATTCAATACATTTGCGTTTGTTTTGATGGTGGTCAACTTGGTAGTAGTACTGCCTATTTTTGCTTTTTTGCTTAAAAATTTATCTATCCAATCAGTAAGTTGGCTAAGTTCATTAGTAGTAGCGACTATTGACGCTTTAAGTACGTTTAACTTAATTTTATTTTGTATTTTCAGTTGTTGTACCCGCCTGCAAAAATGTCCTACTACTGTTCAGGACTTTCTGGTTTTAGGGGCAGCTGTTAAACATGGCCAAGTCCCGCCAGTTTTAGCTACTCGCCTTGATAAAGCCATCAATTGTTGGAAAACTCATCAATCTGCAAAAATTATTGTTTCAGGGGGAATAGTACAGAAAGCAAAAGAATCTGAAGCAGAAGTCATGGCTGCTTACTTAATTGCTCATGGAATCCCAGCAAGAAAAATAATTTGCGAGACCCAGGCACTCAATACATGGCAAAATTTGACCTTTGCTAGGCAACTTATTAAGCCACAAGAGACGATTGTAGTAGTAACTAGTGATTTTCATGTTCTTCGTGCGAGAGCTTATGCAAGGAAGATGGGGTTAAACTGGTCATTCATTAGTAGCAAGACGCCTTGGCGATACTGTCCATTAACTTTTATTCGGGACTATCTCGGGATTATCCGTGACCATTGGTGGGTATTTTGCGGGAGCACGCTTCTTTTACTTTTAGTTGAATTTATTTTGAAATGA
- a CDS encoding VOC family protein — protein sequence MKMRRIDHVVLTVTDLEQSMRFYHEVFDMPVIKEQSNDDLITMRCGHQLIRLQKIDRPTTLKAANPTIGSADLCLVAGDSIDDIVHHLNSYYIDIIAGPIVKQGAEGEMTSLYVYDPDNNLIEIAVYKNK from the coding sequence ATGAAAATGCGACGAATTGATCACGTTGTTTTAACTGTAACTGATTTAGAGCAATCAATGCGCTTTTATCACGAAGTATTTGATATGCCGGTAATTAAAGAACAAAGTAATGATGACTTAATTACAATGCGGTGTGGGCATCAGTTAATCCGTTTACAAAAAATTGACCGACCAACTACGCTAAAGGCAGCTAATCCGACAATTGGTTCTGCTGACTTATGTTTAGTTGCCGGAGACAGTATTGACGATATTGTTCACCATCTTAATAGTTATTATATTGATATAATTGCTGGACCAATTGTCAAACAAGGGGCAGAAGGCGAAATGACCTCGCTTTACGTTTATGATCCAGATAATAATCTGATTGAAATTGCAGTATATAAGAATAAATAA
- a CDS encoding fluoride efflux transporter FluC: MNIKTIMSVAIGGFLGGITRYELSVLLGDDGILYANLIGSFLLAFITYYFIERGLLAAWLNAGIGTGFIGAFTTFSSLATTIVKLESQGVLASIGYFLVSSLGGLALALLGFMLARKYGGPRKND, encoded by the coding sequence ATGAATATAAAAACAATAATGAGCGTCGCGATTGGCGGCTTTCTCGGTGGAATTACCCGTTATGAACTTAGTGTCCTATTAGGCGACGACGGGATTTTATATGCTAACCTTATTGGCTCATTTTTGCTAGCATTTATAACTTATTATTTTATTGAGCGGGGACTATTAGCAGCATGGCTAAATGCCGGGATAGGAACTGGCTTTATTGGCGCTTTTACGACATTTTCAAGTTTAGCCACAACTATTGTTAAGCTTGAGAGCCAAGGTGTGCTTGCCAGCATCGGTTATTTTCTTGTGAGCTCTCTTGGCGGCTTGGCTTTGGCACTGCTCGGTTTTATGCTGGCACGAAAATACGGAGGTCCGCGGAAGAATGATTAA
- a CDS encoding fluoride efflux transporter FluC, with protein sequence MINVGLGAAIGAVIRYVITSWWKKLRIDWPLATLFINITGSFLLGILTNNFASNSSIMLLFGIGLLGGYTTFSTFNVELISMMDEKRWGMFALYFGLSYLGGVIAAICGMMI encoded by the coding sequence ATGATTAATGTAGGTCTTGGAGCAGCAATTGGGGCTGTGATCCGTTATGTTATTACAAGCTGGTGGAAAAAGTTAAGAATTGATTGGCCCCTAGCAACTCTATTTATTAATATCACCGGTAGTTTTTTATTAGGCATTCTTACCAACAATTTTGCTAGTAATTCATCGATCATGCTATTATTTGGGATTGGCTTATTAGGAGGTTATACTACTTTTTCGACTTTCAATGTTGAGCTAATTTCAATGATGGATGAAAAGCGATGGGGAATGTTCGCTCTTTATTTCGGCTTAAGTTATCTTGGTGGAGTTATTGCCGCGATCTGTGGAATGATGATATGA
- a CDS encoding excinuclease ABC subunit UvrA yields MTETILPTQIEVKGGRVHNLKNIDINIPLHKFVAISGLSGSGKSSLAMGILYEEGSRRYLEALSTYTRRRIKLGAQADVTSVKHIPSALALKQRPAIPSERATVGTMSEMLNVIRLIFSRLGEPVCPNGHRLKPSLEIAEVMSKSGDEMGQLTCPSCGTKFYAYGAEDFAFNSDGACLRCHGTGKVRELDESKLIGDENLSLADGAVASWHLPGRNFMPSVAEQAGVRIHVPYKDLTPKEKDFVLNGPQKKFKMDFRSGTGRVFHDFNALYENAHEAVLASAKSSKSERAQKRISEFFHYSTCPVCHGTRLKPELLKQLAGGLNIAQVSDLTLGELSKWKHDVLAALPSDMKKMATSLFKEFDDNLRPLLELGLDYLTLSRNGNTLSTGELQRIQLARTLRTQTTGVLYILDEPSIGLHPDNITGLLNVFKELVAQGNSLVVVDHNVDIIKEADWIIEIGPGSGEKGGEILTEGTPSQIADNPRSKIGPYLNWTAVLKSRPIANEPASQEITFEVKDYYNLKDVQGEIPVNRLTAITGFSGAGKTSLILDSLVPAIHAQASGTKLPSQVSKLLSPLKEVVSVDAAPIGKTNRSTVATYTSIMDNLRKLFAAQPLAKEEHYTPSYFSYNNKQGACPTCGGAGVVTLDIQFLPDMQQTCPTCGGSRYNKEVQKVKWQGYSIVDLLKLDVRAAMSVFKEVPKVARELQLLDEVGLGYLHLGESTPSLSGGEAQRLKLVKHLNHNQSETLFVFDEPTIGLHPLDVKTLLAVMQQLLDRGATIITITHDLNLIINADYMLDMGPRGGSSGGKIVAQGNPLALIQKPESLTSKYLAEYWSRFN; encoded by the coding sequence GTGACAGAAACCATACTACCAACACAAATTGAAGTAAAAGGTGGAAGAGTCCACAACCTTAAGAACATTGATATCAATATCCCGCTACATAAATTTGTCGCAATTTCGGGATTATCTGGTTCTGGGAAAAGCTCATTAGCAATGGGAATTTTATATGAAGAGGGATCTCGTCGGTACTTAGAAGCGCTTTCTACTTACACACGACGGCGGATAAAGTTAGGCGCTCAAGCCGATGTTACAAGTGTTAAACATATTCCTTCAGCACTAGCATTGAAGCAACGTCCCGCAATTCCGTCTGAACGAGCAACTGTTGGAACAATGAGTGAGATGTTGAATGTAATTAGGCTGATCTTTTCGCGGCTTGGCGAACCGGTCTGTCCAAATGGGCATCGTTTAAAACCAAGTCTTGAAATTGCAGAGGTAATGAGTAAGAGCGGCGATGAGATGGGACAATTAACCTGTCCTAGTTGCGGCACAAAGTTTTATGCCTATGGAGCAGAAGACTTTGCATTCAATTCTGACGGAGCCTGCTTACGATGTCATGGAACAGGAAAAGTTCGTGAACTGGATGAAAGTAAACTTATTGGGGATGAAAATCTTAGTTTAGCTGATGGGGCAGTTGCTTCATGGCATTTGCCCGGACGAAACTTTATGCCGAGTGTTGCTGAACAGGCAGGTGTTCGGATCCATGTTCCATATAAAGATTTAACCCCTAAAGAAAAAGATTTTGTTTTAAATGGTCCCCAAAAGAAGTTTAAGATGGACTTCCGCTCTGGAACAGGCCGCGTTTTTCATGACTTTAATGCTTTATACGAGAATGCTCATGAAGCGGTATTAGCATCTGCCAAAAGCAGTAAGAGCGAGCGGGCACAAAAACGAATTAGCGAATTTTTCCATTATTCAACGTGCCCAGTTTGCCATGGGACACGATTAAAGCCAGAATTATTAAAACAATTAGCTGGTGGTTTAAATATTGCACAAGTTAGTGACCTTACGCTTGGAGAGTTGAGCAAGTGGAAGCATGATGTATTAGCTGCTCTTCCTTCAGATATGAAAAAGATGGCGACCTCATTGTTTAAGGAATTTGATGATAATTTACGACCATTACTGGAATTAGGCCTTGATTATTTAACTTTATCGCGAAATGGGAATACGTTATCGACAGGTGAACTACAACGTATTCAGCTTGCAAGAACTCTTCGAACCCAAACAACTGGTGTCTTATATATTCTAGATGAACCTTCCATCGGCTTACATCCTGACAATATTACGGGTCTCTTAAATGTATTTAAAGAATTAGTGGCCCAAGGTAATTCATTAGTAGTTGTTGATCACAATGTTGATATTATCAAAGAAGCAGATTGGATTATTGAAATCGGCCCGGGTTCTGGAGAAAAAGGTGGAGAAATTCTTACGGAGGGAACACCATCGCAAATCGCTGACAACCCTCGGTCTAAGATTGGTCCTTATTTAAATTGGACAGCAGTATTAAAAAGTCGCCCCATAGCAAACGAACCAGCTAGTCAGGAGATCACCTTTGAAGTAAAAGATTATTACAACCTTAAAGACGTCCAGGGAGAGATTCCAGTTAATCGGCTGACTGCTATCACTGGTTTTTCGGGTGCTGGTAAAACTAGTCTAATCCTTGATAGTTTAGTTCCCGCTATTCATGCTCAAGCAAGTGGGACTAAATTACCTTCACAAGTTAGCAAATTATTAAGTCCGTTAAAGGAAGTAGTGAGTGTTGATGCAGCGCCAATCGGTAAAACTAACCGGTCAACAGTCGCAACTTATACCAGTATTATGGATAATCTGCGGAAGTTATTTGCAGCCCAGCCCTTAGCCAAAGAGGAACACTATACACCTTCTTACTTTTCTTATAATAATAAGCAGGGAGCATGTCCAACGTGTGGGGGCGCGGGGGTCGTAACTCTTGATATTCAATTCTTGCCAGATATGCAACAGACTTGTCCAACATGTGGGGGAAGTCGATACAATAAAGAAGTTCAAAAAGTTAAGTGGCAGGGATATTCAATTGTTGATCTCTTAAAATTAGATGTTCGGGCAGCGATGAGTGTATTTAAGGAAGTGCCGAAAGTTGCTCGTGAACTTCAATTATTAGATGAGGTGGGCTTAGGGTACCTGCACTTAGGCGAAAGTACGCCTAGTCTTTCTGGTGGTGAGGCGCAACGCTTAAAACTTGTTAAACACCTTAATCATAATCAAAGCGAAACGTTATTTGTATTTGATGAACCGACAATTGGCTTGCATCCCCTTGATGTTAAAACCCTTTTAGCAGTAATGCAGCAATTACTTGATCGGGGAGCGACAATTATTACTATTACTCATGACCTAAATTTGATTATTAACGCAGATTATATGCTTGATATGGGTCCGCGTGGTGGCAGTAGTGGTGGAAAAATTGTGGCTCAGGGAAATCCGTTAGCCCTTATTCAAAAACCAGAAAGTTTAACCAGCAAGTATTTGGCAGAATATTGGTCAAGATTTAATTAA
- a CDS encoding TVP38/TMEM64 family protein: MKERKLNKTWLIVGAIILAVIVLYFIYRTYKPEINLLLDFNAHNKAKLLHMIRSHGFTDIFLLIALIGILNAIPGMSNSVVCIFAGLCYGPVVGFLINWVGNILGNSTVMSIIRKINLSKRVKKNKILHYLLQQKHPLIALTIGFMIPVIPSVLVNYAGARLNVSRKHYLAMVTVGMAPTSFLYAFGGDAIFKGNIRRLIGVAIAILILIGCYLLVRKIWQNHEEKAATK; the protein is encoded by the coding sequence ATGAAAGAGCGTAAATTAAATAAAACGTGGCTGATCGTTGGCGCCATTATCCTTGCTGTCATCGTTCTCTACTTCATTTATCGAACATATAAGCCAGAAATTAATCTGTTGCTAGATTTTAATGCTCATAATAAGGCTAAACTTCTCCATATGATTAGAAGTCATGGGTTTACAGACATCTTTCTTCTTATAGCTTTAATCGGTATCCTAAATGCGATTCCGGGAATGTCTAATTCCGTTGTTTGTATCTTTGCTGGGTTATGTTATGGGCCAGTTGTTGGTTTTCTGATTAATTGGGTTGGAAATATTTTAGGAAATTCTACTGTAATGAGTATAATTCGTAAAATCAACCTCTCCAAACGGGTAAAGAAAAACAAAATCCTTCATTACCTCTTGCAACAAAAGCATCCGTTAATTGCACTTACCATCGGTTTTATGATTCCGGTTATCCCTAGTGTACTTGTAAACTACGCTGGTGCCCGCTTAAATGTTAGTCGGAAACACTACTTGGCGATGGTAACCGTGGGCATGGCTCCGACTTCATTTCTCTATGCCTTTGGTGGGGATGCTATTTTCAAGGGTAATATTAGACGACTGATCGGTGTCGCAATCGCTATTTTAATTCTAATTGGCTGTTATTTACTCGTTCGCAAAATCTGGCAAAACCATGAAGAAAAAGCAGCAACAAAATAA